In Toxoplasma gondii ME49 chromosome VIII, whole genome shotgun sequence, a single genomic region encodes these proteins:
- a CDS encoding hypothetical protein (encoded by transcript TGME49_269340~Predicted trans-membrane domain (TMHMM2.0):116-139), whose amino-acid sequence MPNMDATYTSRNFGNFGHGISMPFNQQQIRYCSSSVKDPSVTNDSHPSAALLEAGEVCSGRTEVSTRIRKTAYSQNGPRVTEYEEQNYRAEMKARCRSLSADPAAVFEQIRQATRVWVTIAACLLLLFVAGSTAWHWNWSSSPVPASEAPISGRSSSYGGEAYPDARNIGPRTAPRNSGRGTVTHSALHAALEKRIHLRQEEPHYVHHEKEEFEEDIMKQHPDDHSFVDIWDGDEHDDLHLSRGVPGLQTPLYRLPFVEGQHNETHAVGVHTSALDVPKRLLVDGGQHLQKVIGGDYDMLVTRDGRPKPLLVHGRLVWKKWAETTVAGRPPEAMFLFYDHTHHTWVFNRDLNFKRPVPVAFLPHGALLPVIRQKSHGSSVATTDTTDTATMSTRTRLLEYLKHGVPKGVHWVVRGIPGDTGSGGTWSGGPTVDATIRVRGHPEHTAPEDFFGLSLQKVFHVPEEGSNDVDEEDNVEDDEYLEEEDSHDHGIHGEYEDEEEEELEKMFVPEGIRTRQQYLTHPQTHVYHTFDEMHSNFDHEQIVEDPVAYLEASGHPDVDTIEREIGDDTTAVPHPLR is encoded by the exons ATGCCCAACATGGATGCCACTTACACTTCGCGCAACTTCGGCAACTTTGGCCATGGAATCTCCATGCCGTTCAACCAACAGCAAATCCGGTattgctcttcttctgtgaaAGATCCTAGCGTTACCAATGATAGCCACCCCTCCGCTGCCCTTCTTGAAGCTGGGGAAGTTTGTTCAGGGAGAACCGAAGTGTCTACCCGGATCCGCAAGACCGCTTACTCACAAAATGGTCCCCGAGTAACAGAATATGAGGAACAGAATTACCGCGCTGAGATGAAGGCAAGATGCCGTTCTCTATCCGCGGATCCCGCGGCTGTCTTTGAGCAAATCAGGCAG GCTACACGCGTGTGGGTAACGATAGCGGcatgtctcctcctcctgttCGTGGCGGGGTCGACTGCGTGGCATTGGAACTGGAGCTCCTCCCCAGTCCCCGCCTCAGAGGCACCGATTTCAGGGAGATCCTCCAGCTATGGTGGCGAGGCTTATCCCGATGCACGAAACATCGGACCTCGTACAGCACCCCGTAATTCCGGGCGCGGTACCGTCACCCACTCGGCCCTTCACGCAGCTCTGGAAAAGCGTATTCACCTTCGTCAGGAAGAGCCTCACTATGTGCATcatgagaaagaagagttCGAAGAAGACATCATGAAACAGCATCCTGATGATCACTCATTTGTTGATATTTGG GATGGCGATGAGCATGATGACCTACATTTATCTCGAGGTGTACCAGGGCTTCAAACGCCGCTGTATCGTCTCCCATTCGTTGAAGGCCAACACAACGAGACGCACGCTGTTGGAGTCCACACGAGTGCTCTCGACGTCCCAAAACGTCTCTTGGTCGATGGTGGCCAACATCTGCAAAAGGTGATTGGAGGCGACTACGATATGCTGGTTACTCGAGATGGCCGTCCAAAGCCTCTTCTTGTCCACGGCAGGCTTGTGTGGAAGAAGTGG GCCGAGACGACGGTTGCGGGCAGGCCTCCCGAGGCGATGTTCCTGTTCTACGACCACACGCACCACACATGGGTGTTTAATCGCGATCTGAACTTCAAAAGGCCTGTACCGGTTGCATTTCTTCCGCACGGCGCGCTACTGCCTGTGATACGGCAGAAATCGCATGGGTCAAGCGTCGCAACCACCGACACTACAGACACAGCGACTATGTCGACAAGAACACGGCTTTTGGAATATCTGAAACATGGCGTGCCGAAGGGAGTTCACTGGGTAGTCCGTGGAATTCCAGGAGATACGGGAAGCGGTGGGACATGGAGTGGAGGGCCGACCGTGGATGCTACCATTCGCGTGAGGGGGCATCCAGAACATACTGCGCCGGAAGATTTTTTCGGGCTCTCGCTACAAAAAGTCTTTCACGTTCCGGAGGAAGGATCGAACGACGTGGACGAGGAGGATAATGTTGAAGACGATGAGTACCTCGAAGAGGAGGATAGTCATGATCACGGAATTCATGGAGAAtacgaggacgaagaagaagaagaactggagaagatGTTTGTGCCAGAAGGTATTCGCACCCGGCAGCAGTACTTGACTCACCCTCAAACGCACGTCTATCACACCTTCGACGAGATGCATTCCAATTTCGACCATGAACAAATTGTAGAAGATCCCGTCGCATATTTGGAAGCTTCTGGTCACCCTGACGTTGACACAATCGAACGCGAAATTGGCGACGACACAACGGCCGTACCCCATCCTCTTCGATGA
- a CDS encoding hypothetical protein (encoded by transcript TGME49_269330), which translates to MAASRTPSNPTPYSAELQTFLITKFDPLLAIVRELNDRLQNSEKERYRLERRTQRLESQFLALAESVEKGKPLEKSGLDDEDTLTVPRDAVKSEEALVAPWLFSCQTGTPTSALQVLLEFTPDTTEELDVKLWKREEDMWIMFLEELPDAFAVHKPESLQLLDLRRAARRALLELCRGEALFILRNVPGKAEASSCPAAITLVAILAAALSEAWRRVEAAEPATLGRVALVLEGSAIGSRLRAGRNRLHIEPLN; encoded by the exons ATGGCGGCTTCAAGAACCCCATCCAATCCCACGCCGTACTCTGCGGAGCTCCAGACGTTCCTTATCACCAAGTTTGATCCACTATTGGCTATCGTCCGCGAGCTGAACGACCGACTGCAGAATTCCGAGAAAG AACGTTATCGTCTGGAGAGGCGAACCCAGCGTCTAGAGAGCCAATTTCTGGCGCTGGCGGAATCAGTGGAAAAGGGAAAGCCCCTTGAAAAGAGCGGGctcgacgacgaagacacaCTCACTG TGCCCCGCGACGCGGTGAAATCTGAGGAGGCCCTTGTGGCCCCATGGCTTTTCTCTTGCCAG ACTGGCACACCCACCTCGGCTCTTCAGGTGCTCCTTGAGTTCACGCCGGACACTACAGAGGAGCTGGATGTAAAGctctggaaaagagaa GAAGATATGTGGATCATGTTCCTTGAAGAACTCCCTGACG CCTTCGCGGTGCACAAGCCCGAGAGCCTGCAGCTTCTTGACCTCCGCCGCGCGG CCCGTAGAGCTTTATTGGAATTATGCCGTGGAGAGGCTCTGTTCATTTTGCGGAACGTCCCGGGAAAGGCAGAAGCCAGCTCCTGTCCGGCAGCAATCACCCTGGTTG CTATTTTGGCGGCAGCACTCTCGGAAGCCTGGAGG AGGGTCGAAGCAGCGGAGCCCGCCACGCTTGGTCGAGTGGCCCTTGTTCTTGAAG GCTCAGCCATTGGCTCGAGACTCCGTGCTGGTCGCAACCGGTTACACATTGAGCCTCTCAACTGA
- a CDS encoding hypothetical protein (encoded by transcript TGME49_269320~Predicted trans-membrane domain (TMHMM2.0):141-164:168-188:202-225:245-268:948-968:1074-1097:1106-1126:1145-1168), which produces METGGKQRFMCAGTDAGRIPKRCGRLRTYLEKLSLLGCCKGRCNGGDTQERREVLNRRFWDARVTMLWACVRRCAANLRKTWWPRLNRGVRIGAITTLSLHLSVCKTLPLLGGIPGQDWCINTYSLASTSLPEQSGASVSCFWVWVFTLACIALITFILFPVLSFGAALGRSMCLLVFLVILSWLSVMRLPMTYKVSPFVTDVNTYSMTGFAYVYIPYTAAALILAQQHRAFDTDLYTGLKYIGDYSLGILTASLVGWALFALQVALPPWSSQRQNVRLELSRIMCDVRDNLSNISHVFGELRQCLLMKEGDDSEKSYEKLKATSQALQESCQSMYRAIGRQTSLRVAIVASSTEPYFMYPGPGVFLFPFFARCFEVLIHNCMTIITLSRNIHIICQDLVQVRVGGHDTLAEILHRTEPLLDTTVNAYTLCAALVLVRPSSFKRAAFQERIHSGLELLADIDKNVGETFNVLRSPSMQLTTRQQTICDDVSVCLRRLVSRASFCSNASAMSDQSAALSSFSVSMPNSFAEPLFASHAAPLHTGTTDHASQASGSLFVPQIVDYRAANASAGAVFRMDAPAAVNSGVSSQAFSSPMPASVPVSVTGKRCLRGSDATAGRRRSSSSSIYQSIPSPREHVNDAGLASEDDPHFNGTHRFAEAPQQGNGLPQTWETQRDETSSGRWREARLSFADQFVPGLPEPDLLLPEHDVTADVPYPDLQQVGLEDSGNAFISRHVKPSTSGSFRVNHSDVGRPSMSATSQKSYRSGNCSRRGAMSPSVLSSTSLADANAVLKDICGGGEGFDAGSEVGSHRSSSTPRSPDDHDDAACKLPEPETSKYSARVSDRKNEDILQKTAEANGDIGWPWLDERSPWTLARQTLDQPEYVDVSRTNRGLGEATEKLRQEMRLSKLIVSLYQICAFDTQELCSTVRGVCIAVMTPSWQGARQNLKMMTLSLGMVFVQLFVGLRGLMRPDKWKWKGNDAFYCNVEIVHCVKLIGGLGFLFGCCLFYGKQIDHFLGGLAVTQGPHTAKQWVILGFLCAHSFTYEGSTNKGLKRAVGTMLGGLAVELALVATTNYLAILAFVFVSITLAVFIFASPTDPASEYDREFGYIGQVFIWTITFVLSVIWTYEGTIPYPKLRDTVVRSRVTGNLVGIGFSVIISYVPPAFSAETCARTHCATLLKTCRRCTFLLNAAFLSLTQVPDPSESGNAESGATGCSLAYSKSTDSSFPCNPPSPITAPNRTFQWARFWKFGCRGKRLSKHEWHRRRRRQTKRTGLPEFHDFILQAEELLRHHSTRLLVVGRMLYEEGASSPHSPFWRVDPGVGEIMNKVEYLIMAVVDTVDNLCHLALTSDPGLALFLNGGQPEGGTSWLSVVQEDRRNWGVLLRCRSGKALQLNLFRMIKAQSRCFIWLAKEITAAMLNPVDRAISFDWCQFHATVPRKYLLAAQGYARARFRVERYNSRIYECLTLCGKELQEAGAFKMDEWKTAIFSVLLIVEKCDNRTYFMDELHRFQATSVYRTVYGENNPDAARQLVGSASFFDYLSSLGSGSVYQHQAARSHTLSHGRSSENSTLRYLEKTLASGRSVELPSQLQ; this is translated from the exons ATGGAAACGGGAGGAAAACAACGGTTTATGTGTGCTGGCACGGACGCGGGCCGAATTCCAAAGCGCTGCGGCCGACTACGTACGTACCTGGAAAAATTGTCTCTTCTGGGATGTTGCAAGGGAAGATGCAATGGAGGCGACACACAGGAACGGCGAGAGGTGCTAAACCGCAGATTTTGGGATGCCCGCGTTACGATGCTGTGGGCTTGTGTTCGTCGGTGTGCTGCGAATTTAAGAAAGACATGGTGGCCTAGACTGAATCGTGGTGTCCGTATTGGAGCTATCACCACGCTCTCACTACATCTTTCTGTCTGTAAAACACTACCGTTGCTTGGTGGTATTCCAGGGCAAGACTGGTGTATCAATACCTACTCTTTGGCCTCAACGTCATTACCAGAGCAATCCGGAGCATCAGTTTCGTGTTTTTGGGTGTGGGTTTTCACTCTAGCATGTATCGCTCTTATTACCTTCATTCTTTTCCCTGTTCTGAGTTTCGGCGCCGCTCTGGGCCGCTCTATGTGTCtgctcgttttccttgtcATCCTTTCGTGGCTCTCGGTCATGCGCCTGCCCATGACATACAAagtctctcccttcgtcaCTGACGTCAATACGTATAGCATGACTGGCTTTGCATACGTATACATCCCCTATACTGCAGCCGCCCTCATCTTGGCTCAGCAGCATCGTGCCTTTGATACGGATCTCTACACTGGTTTGAAATATATCGGCGACTACAGCTTAGGTATTCTGACAGCTTCCCTCGTTGGGTGGGCACTTTTCGCGCTTCAGGTGGCTCTGCCACCTTGGAGCAGCCAGCGACAGAACGTGCGCCTAGAGTTAAGTAGGATAATGTGTGATGTGCGCGACAATCTGTCCAACATCTCCCACGTCTTCGGCGAACTGCGTCAGTGCCTCT TGAtgaaagaaggcgacgatTCAGAAAAGAGCTACGAGAAGCTTAAAGCGACTTCGCAGGCATTGCAAGAGAGTTGTCAAAGCATGTACCGAGCAATTGGCAGGCAGACGAGTCTCCGTGTTGCCATCGTTGCCAGCAGTACGGAGCCGTATTTCATGTATCCGGGTCCTGGGGTATtcctttttccgttttttgcACGCTGCTTCGAGGTCCTAATCCACAATTGCATGACCATAATTACTCTCTCTCGAAACATTCATATCATATGTCAGGATCTTGTCCAGGTGCGTGTGGGGGGTCACGATACTCTAGCAGAGATCTTACACCGAACGGAGCCGCTTCTGGACACTACGGTTAATGCGTACACATTGTGTGCGGCCCTTGTTCTTGTTCGTCCGTCTTCTTTCAAGCGGGCAGCGTTTCAAGAAAGGATCCATAGTGGACTGGAGCTCCTCGCCGATATTGATAAGAACGTCGGGGAGACCTTCAACGTTTTGCGTTCTCCAAGCATGCAGCTTACTACAAGGCAGCAAACCATTTGCGACGATGTTTCTGTTTGCCTTCGGAGGCTCGTCAgtcgcgcttctttctgcagcAATGCGAGCGCTATGTCCGACCAAAGTGCGGcattgtcttctttctccgtcagCATGCCGAACTCGTTTGCGGAGCCATTGTTCGCAAGTCATGCGGCGCCCCTGCACACAGGAACTACAGACCATGCATCACAAGCTTCTGGCAGCCTCTTCGTGCCGCAGATTGTGGACTATCGTGCAGCCAATGCATCTGCAGGTGCCGTGTTTCGCATGGATGCTCCTGCCGCTGTTAACTCAGGCGTTTCCTCCCAGGCATTTTCGTCTCCTATGCCGGCTAGCGTGCCCGTTTCTGTGACTGGGAAGCGATGTCTGAGAGGCAGCGATGCCACAGCTGGCAGGCGCAGATCGTCTAGCAGCTCTATCTACCAATCAATACCCAGTCCGCGCGAACACGTAAATGACGCTGGTCTGGCCAGCGAGGATGATCCGCATTTTAATGGTACTCACCGTTTTGCTGAAGCGCCCCAACAAGGAAACGGACTGCCGCAGACATGGGAAACACAACGAGATGAGACTTCCTCCGGGAGGTGGCGGGAAGCCAGACTTTCATTTGCAGATCAATTCGTGCCTGGTTTGCCAGAGCCTGATCTGCTGCTGCCCGAACATGATGTGACGGCGGATGTGCCATACCCCGACCTGCAGCAAGTGGGGCTGGAAGACAGTGGTAATGCTTTCATCAGCCGACATGTGAAACCGAGTACGAGTGGAAGTTTCCGAGTAAATCACAGTGATGTGGGAAGACCATCAATGTCAGCCACCAGCCAAAAGAGCTATCGCTCTGGAAATTGTAGCAGGCGTGGAGCTATGTCTCCATCGGTGCTGAGCAGCACCTCACTCGCGGATGCCAATGCCGTTTTGAAGGACATTTGCGGCGGTGGTGAAGGCTTTGATGCTGGCAGTGAGGTCGGAAGCCATCGAAGTTCATCGACTCCTCGGTCTCCGGACGACCATGACGACGCCGCATGTAAACTCCCCGAGCCGGAAACGAGCAAATATTCAGCTCGAGTATCCGACCGGAAGAACGAAGATATTTTGCAAAAAACCGCTGAGGCAAACGGAGACATCGGCTGGCCGTGGCTAGACGAGCGTTCTCCGTGGACACTTGCACGTCAAACTTTAGATCAGCCTGAATATGTCGACGTGTCGAGGACGAATCGAGGCTTGGgtgaagcgacagagaaactgcGGCAGGAGATGAGGCTCTCAAAGTTGATCGTGTCGCTGTATCAGATCTGTGCATTCGATACGCAAGAGCTGTGCAGCACGGTTAGGGGAGTGTGCATTGCGGTCATGACTCCGTCATGGCAAG GCGCTCGGCAGAATCTGAAGATGATGACGCTGTCTCTAGGAATGGTATTTGTCCAACTGTTTGTCGGCCTGCGAGGCCTCATGCGCCCAGATAAATGGAAATGGAAGGGCAACGATGCGTTTTATTGCAATGTCGAGATCGTTCACTGTGTCAAGCTCATTGGTGGACTTGGCTTCCTATTTGGATGCTGCCTATTCTATGGAAAGCAGATCGACCACTTTCTAGGAG GTCTGGCGGTGACTCAGGGTCCGCATACCGCAAAACAATGGGTCATTCTCGGTTTCCTGTGTGCGCACAGTTTCACGTATGAGGGCAGTACGAATAAAGGACTAAAGCGCGCGGTGGGAACCATGCTGGGTGGCCTCGCCGTGGAGCTTGCTTTGGTGGCAACAACAAATTACCTGGCGATTTTAGCTTTCGTATTCGTTTCGATCACTCTGGCAGTGTTCATTTTCGCAAGCCCGACCGACCCTGCAAGCGAGTATGACCGCGAGTTTGGATATATCGGTCAGGTCTTCATTTGGACAATCACTTTCGTCCTTTCTGTGATATGGACCTATGAAGGCACCATTCCGTACCCAA AGCTACGAGACACTGTGGTGCGCAGTCGCGTGACCGGCAACCTCGTAGGTATTGGCTTTTCGGTGATCATTAGTTACGTCCCTCCGGCCTTCAGCGCGGAAACATGTGCACGAACACACTGCGCCACGCTTCTAAAAACATGCCGTCGATGCACATTTCTACTAAATGCAGCGTTTTTGAGTCTCACACAAGTGCCCGATCCCAGCGAATCAGGCAACGCCGAAAGCGGTGCAACTGGTTGCAGTTTGGCGTACTCTAAGAGCACTGACTCATCGTTTCCGTGTAATCCGCCGTCCCCCATTACAGCGCCGAACAGAACGTTCCAATGGGCCAGGTTCTGGAAATTCGGGTGTCGGGGCAAGCGCCTTAGCAAACACGAGTGGCAtcgacgacgccgacgacAAACGAAACGGACAGGACTTCCCGA GTTTCATGACTTCATTCTTCAAGCAGAGGAGCTGCTACGACATCATTCGACCCGCCTGCTTGTAGTCGGTCGCATGCTGTACGAAGAGGGAGCCTCCAGTCCACATTCGCCGTTCTGGAGAGTAGACCCTGGTGTGGGGGAAATCATGAATAAAGTCGAATATTTGATCATGGCTGTGGTGGATACGGTAGACAACTTATGCCACCTGGCACTCACTTCCGACCCGGGGCTCGCGTTATTTTTAAATGGAGGTCAACCAGAAGGCGGCACCTCGTGGCTGAGTGTGGTGCAGGAGGACCGGCGCAACTGGGgagtccttcttcgctgccggTCAG GCAAAGCCTTACAACTGAATCTTTTTCGGATGATAAAGGCGCAGTCAAGATGTTTTATCTGGCTTGCCAAGGAAATCACCGCTGCTATGCTGAATCCTGTTGACAGAGCTATATCCTTCGACTGGTGTCAGTTCCATGCGACGGTTCCGCGGAAGTATCTGCTAGCTGCGCAG GGATATGCTCGTGCACGATTCAGAGTCGAGCGTTACAACAGCCGCATCTACGAGTGTTTGACACTTTGCGGAAAGGAACTTCAAGAGGCAGGCGCATTTAAAATGGACGAATGGAAGACTGCAATTTTCAGCGTCCTCCTCATCGTGGAGAAATGCGACAATAGGACGTACTTTATGGATGAGCTGCACAGGTTTCAGGCGACGAGTGTATACCGGACAGTGTACGGGGAAAACAACCCCGACGCAGCGCGGCAATTGGTTGGCTCAGCATCCTTCTTTGACTACCTCAGCAGTCTCGGAAGCGGCAGCGTGTACCAGCATCAGGCAGCGAGGAGTCACACTCTCAGCCACGGTCGGTCCTCGGAAAACTCGACTCTACGGTATTTGGAGAAGACATTGGCCTCTGGAAGATCGGTAGAGCTTCCGTCACAACTACAGTAA